One stretch of Fictibacillus sp. b24 DNA includes these proteins:
- the cwlD gene encoding N-acetylmuramoyl-L-alanine amidase CwlD, producing MKKWVKGAAFALGCAVLFFIFTYHFLDDDSWRSWNLPLSGKIIVIDPGHGGVDGGAIGDGEVLEKEIALNISVLLRDYLQEAGALVIMTRETDRDLANEGTKKLRHRKWEDLKERKRIINENNADLFISIHLNSLPSSRWRGAQVFYHPGKEDGENVSKFIQDEIKRNLQNTNRFAKSMEGLYLLRTAEVPGALVEVGFLSNPTERELLKTESYQKSVAASIYQGMLRFYTNEPLPKSPLD from the coding sequence ATGAAGAAGTGGGTGAAGGGAGCCGCATTTGCATTAGGATGCGCAGTCCTTTTCTTTATTTTCACCTATCATTTTTTAGATGATGACTCATGGCGGTCATGGAATCTGCCGCTGTCAGGAAAAATCATTGTCATTGACCCAGGTCATGGAGGTGTTGATGGCGGTGCTATTGGAGACGGAGAAGTTCTGGAAAAAGAGATCGCATTAAACATTTCTGTTTTGCTTCGTGATTATTTGCAAGAAGCGGGAGCACTTGTCATCATGACGCGCGAAACGGATAGGGATCTTGCGAATGAAGGTACAAAAAAATTAAGACATCGCAAGTGGGAAGATCTCAAAGAACGAAAGCGAATTATTAATGAAAATAATGCGGACTTATTTATCTCGATTCATTTAAATTCATTGCCTTCATCCAGGTGGAGAGGCGCACAAGTCTTTTATCATCCAGGTAAAGAGGATGGGGAAAACGTATCTAAATTTATTCAAGACGAAATAAAACGCAATCTGCAAAATACAAACAGGTTTGCAAAATCTATGGAAGGTCTTTACCTGCTTCGGACTGCAGAAGTACCAGGCGCGTTAGTTGAAGTTGGCTTTCTATCCAATCCGACAGAACGAGAGCTGCTGAAAACAGAATCTTATCAAAAAAGTGTCGCGGCATCGATCTACCAAGGAATGCTCCGATTTTATACAAATGAACCACTACCAAAATCTCCTCTTGATTAG
- the rpsI gene encoding 30S ribosomal protein S9, protein MAQVQYYGTGRRKHSVARVRLVPGEGRIVINGRDIDEFFGLETLKLIVKQPLNTTETTDKYDVLVTVHGGGYTGQAGAIRHGISRALLEADPEYRGSLKAAGFLTRDARMKERKKYGLKGARRAPQFSKR, encoded by the coding sequence GTGGCACAAGTACAATATTATGGCACTGGACGTCGTAAGCACTCCGTAGCGCGTGTACGATTAGTTCCTGGTGAAGGCCGTATCGTTATCAACGGACGTGACATTGACGAATTTTTCGGATTAGAAACATTAAAGCTTATCGTTAAGCAACCACTTAACACAACTGAAACAACTGATAAGTATGACGTATTAGTAACTGTTCATGGCGGTGGATACACTGGACAAGCAGGAGCTATCCGTCACGGTATCTCTCGTGCGCTTCTAGAAGCAGATCCTGAGTACCGCGGATCTCTTAAAGCAGCTGGATTCCTTACTCGTGACGCTCGTATGAAAGAGCGTAAGAAGTACGGACTTAAAGGCGCTCGTCGTGCACCTCAGTTCTCAAAACGTTAA
- a CDS encoding energy-coupling factor ABC transporter ATP-binding protein: MENIITVKDVTFYYPGEETPTLKGVTLDVHKGEWLSIVGHNGSGKSTLAKMLNGLLLPNEGAVFVSEYKTERLDDIWEVRRQVGMVFQNPDNQFVGTSVQDDIAFGLENFGVPREEMIKRISESVERVGMEAFLNQEPHQLSGGQKQRVAIAGILAQKPSVIVLDEATSMLDPIGRIEVIETVRELNKKEGITVISITHDLEEALSADRVVVMKMGEKAAEGTPEDIFQQRELLKSAGLDLPFSLKLSEALRQQGVELDKSYLTQEELVNALWKLA; the protein is encoded by the coding sequence ATGGAAAACATCATTACCGTTAAAGATGTGACCTTTTATTATCCGGGAGAAGAGACACCTACACTTAAAGGTGTAACGTTAGATGTACACAAAGGGGAATGGCTTTCCATTGTAGGCCATAACGGCTCTGGGAAGTCCACGTTGGCAAAAATGTTAAACGGACTGTTGTTGCCAAACGAAGGTGCCGTTTTTGTCTCAGAATACAAGACAGAGCGCCTAGACGACATATGGGAAGTAAGAAGACAAGTGGGTATGGTCTTTCAAAACCCTGATAATCAGTTTGTTGGGACAAGCGTGCAGGACGATATTGCGTTTGGCCTTGAAAATTTCGGTGTTCCCCGTGAAGAGATGATAAAGCGTATCAGCGAAAGTGTAGAACGTGTGGGAATGGAAGCTTTCTTAAACCAGGAACCTCATCAGTTATCCGGCGGTCAGAAACAAAGGGTGGCTATTGCAGGCATCTTGGCACAGAAGCCATCTGTTATTGTACTGGATGAGGCAACATCGATGCTTGATCCGATTGGACGAATTGAAGTTATCGAGACTGTTCGGGAACTGAATAAAAAAGAAGGCATCACTGTCATTTCCATTACACATGATTTAGAGGAAGCGCTAAGTGCAGACAGAGTTGTCGTCATGAAAATGGGAGAAAAGGCAGCTGAAGGTACACCTGAGGACATCTTTCAACAGCGTGAATTGTTGAAATCGGCCGGTCTGGATTTACCGTTTTCACTAAAATTGAGTGAAGCTCTCCGCCAACAAGGTGTGGAGCTTGATAAAAGCTATTTAACGCAGGAAGAGCTGGTGAATGCATTATGGAAATTAGCATAA
- a CDS encoding energy-coupling factor transporter transmembrane component T family protein, which translates to MLQNVIIGQYYPASSPLHRMDSRSKLIAAFFYLFIVFLANSWVTYGLLIAFTAVTVTMSKVPLRFLYKGLKPILILVVFTMLLHVFLTKEGDLLYKAGFLEIYEGGIIQGVFIAMRLLLLVLMTSLLTLTTTPIDITDGLEHLLGPLKKWKLPVHEFALMMSISLRFIPTLLQETEKIMKAQMARGADFTSGPIKERAKAFVPLLVPLFVSSFKRAEELALAMEARGYRGGEGRTRLRALEWHKRDTFALLLLLLLTASLLLLRS; encoded by the coding sequence ATGCTGCAAAATGTAATCATCGGGCAGTATTACCCTGCATCTTCACCATTGCATCGCATGGATTCACGTTCGAAGCTTATTGCTGCGTTCTTTTATTTGTTTATTGTTTTTCTAGCAAACAGCTGGGTGACTTACGGATTGCTTATTGCGTTTACTGCGGTCACCGTTACGATGTCTAAAGTTCCACTGCGATTTTTGTATAAAGGGTTAAAGCCAATTCTTATTCTTGTTGTGTTTACGATGCTTCTGCATGTGTTCTTAACAAAAGAAGGGGATCTGCTGTATAAAGCAGGCTTTTTAGAAATTTATGAAGGTGGAATCATTCAAGGGGTATTTATCGCGATGAGGCTTCTCCTTCTTGTCTTAATGACATCATTATTAACGTTAACAACAACACCGATTGATATAACGGATGGCTTGGAGCATCTCTTAGGACCACTTAAGAAGTGGAAACTGCCTGTTCATGAGTTTGCTCTAATGATGTCGATCTCCTTAAGGTTTATCCCGACACTTCTGCAGGAAACGGAGAAAATCATGAAAGCGCAGATGGCTCGCGGCGCTGATTTCACAAGCGGTCCGATTAAAGAAAGAGCAAAAGCTTTTGTACCGCTTTTAGTTCCTTTATTCGTTTCCTCGTTCAAACGAGCGGAAGAGCTGGCTCTTGCGATGGAAGCGAGAGGATACCGAGGCGGAGAGGGAAGAACACGCCTTAGAGCATTAGAGTGGCATAAACGAGACACATTTGCGCTTCTGCTTCTATTATTGCTGACGGCATCGTTGTTATTATTACGCAGTTAA
- a CDS encoding energy-coupling factor ABC transporter ATP-binding protein, which translates to MEISINRLEHRYMQGTPFERRALHDITLDIGDGTFLALIGHTGSGKSTLIQHFNGLLKPSAGSIKMGSTELKAGGKKQDLKPLRKKAGIVFQYPEHQLFEETVEKDIMFGPRNFGVSEEDAKKTAANVIEMVGLPQSVLTKSPFDLSGGQMRRVAIAGVLAISPEVLILDEPTAGLDPSGRVEIMELFYGLHEKNNLTTILVTHSMEDASRYADEIAVMHKGELYLHGKPSDIFNQRELLIKAGLDVPETVQFLNKWNEVSGHNLSLSSFTIEELAKQVSHSLKKRGD; encoded by the coding sequence ATGGAAATTAGCATAAACCGCCTAGAACACCGCTACATGCAAGGCACTCCATTTGAGAGACGTGCGCTTCACGACATTACGCTTGATATTGGCGACGGAACGTTTCTTGCTTTGATCGGGCACACCGGTTCGGGAAAATCCACGCTCATACAACATTTTAATGGATTGTTAAAACCTTCTGCAGGTTCAATTAAAATGGGCAGCACCGAGCTCAAAGCTGGCGGTAAAAAACAAGATTTAAAACCGCTTCGAAAAAAAGCGGGAATCGTATTTCAATACCCAGAGCATCAGCTGTTTGAAGAAACAGTTGAAAAAGACATCATGTTCGGGCCGCGGAATTTTGGGGTGTCTGAAGAAGACGCAAAGAAAACAGCTGCCAACGTGATTGAAATGGTGGGTCTTCCTCAATCCGTGCTAACAAAGTCACCTTTCGACTTAAGCGGAGGGCAGATGCGCCGGGTTGCGATTGCAGGAGTCCTGGCTATAAGTCCGGAAGTGCTGATTTTAGATGAGCCTACAGCAGGACTTGACCCTTCAGGCAGAGTTGAGATCATGGAGTTGTTTTACGGCCTTCATGAAAAGAATAACCTAACAACGATCCTTGTTACTCACAGCATGGAGGATGCATCGAGGTATGCAGATGAAATCGCTGTGATGCATAAGGGTGAACTGTATCTGCATGGAAAACCTAGCGATATCTTTAATCAGCGAGAACTGCTGATTAAAGCAGGGCTAGATGTACCAGAGACCGTCCAATTCCTCAACAAATGGAATGAAGTATCAGGGCACAACCTTTCCCTATCCAGTTTTACGATTGAGGAGCTCGCTAAACAAGTGAGTCACTCCCTTAAGAAGAGGGGGGATTAA
- the truA gene encoding tRNA pseudouridine(38-40) synthase TruA yields MARMKVTVAYDGTEFAGYQIQPSGRTVQGTIQAVLQKIHKGETVTISASGRTDAGVHAVGQVFHFDTDLQIPDEAWGKALNAMLPNDILIKKAEQVESTFHSRFSALSKEYHYKLLIRKQPDVFIRNHMFHYPYPLNVEDIKRAAKLFLGTHDFTSFSSAKSEVADKVRTIFELDAVEEGNTLVFKIRGSGFLYNMVRIIVGTLLEVGQGKRKPEEISAILEGKDRSLAGKTAPAHGLYLYQVNYEEKTE; encoded by the coding sequence ATGGCTCGTATGAAAGTAACCGTAGCTTATGACGGTACGGAGTTTGCCGGGTACCAAATACAGCCTAGCGGCAGAACGGTGCAAGGAACCATTCAAGCCGTGCTGCAAAAGATTCATAAGGGAGAGACCGTTACCATTTCTGCTTCAGGACGAACAGATGCGGGCGTACACGCTGTCGGTCAAGTGTTTCATTTTGACACAGATCTCCAAATACCGGATGAAGCGTGGGGAAAGGCTTTAAACGCTATGCTTCCAAATGATATTTTAATCAAAAAAGCAGAGCAGGTTGAGAGCACGTTTCATTCCCGATTTTCGGCTCTCAGCAAAGAATATCACTATAAGCTGCTCATAAGGAAACAACCAGATGTGTTCATCCGAAACCATATGTTTCATTATCCATATCCTTTGAACGTGGAAGATATAAAACGTGCGGCGAAGTTATTTTTAGGCACACATGATTTTACATCGTTTTCTTCTGCCAAATCAGAAGTGGCGGACAAAGTTCGTACTATTTTTGAATTGGATGCTGTTGAAGAAGGTAACACGCTCGTTTTCAAGATCAGAGGCAGCGGCTTTTTGTATAACATGGTTCGCATCATCGTTGGCACGCTTTTAGAAGTTGGACAAGGTAAGAGAAAACCAGAAGAGATCTCTGCGATTTTAGAGGGGAAAGACCGGTCGCTTGCCGGCAAAACGGCTCCTGCTCATGGTCTCTATTTATATCAAGTGAATTACGAAGAGAAAACGGAATAA
- the rpsK gene encoding 30S ribosomal protein S11, whose protein sequence is MAKARKTNTRKRRVKKNVEVGVAHIRSTFNNTIITITDTHGNAISWATAGHLGFKGSRKSTPFAAQMAAETAGKTAMEHGMKTLEVSVKGPGAGREAAIRALQAVGLEVTAIRDVTPVPHNGCRPPKRRRV, encoded by the coding sequence ATGGCAAAAGCACGTAAGACTAATACACGTAAACGTCGTGTCAAAAAGAATGTTGAAGTCGGCGTAGCACATATCCGTTCTACATTCAACAACACGATCATTACGATCACTGACACGCACGGGAACGCAATCTCTTGGGCGACTGCTGGTCACCTAGGATTTAAAGGTTCTCGTAAGTCTACTCCGTTCGCAGCACAAATGGCAGCTGAAACAGCTGGTAAAACTGCAATGGAACATGGTATGAAAACGTTGGAAGTATCCGTTAAAGGACCTGGTGCTGGACGTGAAGCAGCAATCCGTGCCCTTCAAGCGGTAGGCTTAGAAGTAACAGCTATTCGTGACGTTACTCCTGTACCTCACAACGGTTGCCGCCCGCCAAAACGCCGTCGCGTGTAA
- the rplQ gene encoding 50S ribosomal protein L17, giving the protein MGYQKLGRVSAVRKAMLRDLATDLIINERIETTEARAKEVRKFAEKMITLGKRGDLHARRQAASFLRNEVADAESGQRSLQKLFSDLAPRYAERNGGYTRIAKIGPRRGDGAPMVIIELV; this is encoded by the coding sequence ATGGGATACCAAAAGTTAGGTCGTGTATCTGCGGTTCGTAAAGCAATGCTTCGTGATTTAGCTACTGATTTAATCATCAACGAGCGTATTGAAACTACAGAAGCACGTGCAAAAGAAGTTCGTAAATTTGCTGAAAAAATGATTACGCTTGGTAAGCGTGGAGACCTTCATGCTCGCCGTCAGGCTGCATCGTTCCTTCGTAACGAAGTAGCAGACGCTGAGTCTGGACAAAGATCTCTTCAAAAACTTTTCAGTGATCTTGCACCTCGCTATGCAGAGCGTAACGGTGGTTACACTCGCATCGCAAAAATCGGCCCTCGCCGTGGTGATGGTGCACCAATGGTTATCATTGAATTAGTTTAA
- a CDS encoding DUF2521 family protein yields MMAIVLNNFKEKQRFKKETFERKVLRDLSLATIKKEFQRLFQPFFQYSLLYQNDIEDACIDMAIDAYLLGASYSRFAYHGETLEKIKDRAYEKQTAIADGLFEYWQFWCWGTEMMMESLHLCCEAYVHIWWMEGYKNGEKRYRMKLQ; encoded by the coding sequence ATGATGGCAATCGTTTTAAACAATTTTAAGGAGAAACAGCGTTTTAAAAAAGAAACATTCGAGCGAAAAGTGCTTCGGGATTTGTCGCTCGCTACAATAAAAAAAGAATTCCAGCGGTTATTTCAGCCATTTTTCCAATACTCACTTCTTTATCAAAATGACATTGAAGATGCATGTATCGATATGGCGATAGATGCTTATCTTTTAGGAGCGAGCTACAGCCGTTTTGCTTATCATGGTGAAACATTAGAAAAAATTAAGGATAGAGCGTACGAAAAACAAACAGCAATTGCTGATGGACTTTTTGAATACTGGCAGTTCTGGTGCTGGGGAACTGAGATGATGATGGAATCGCTGCATCTTTGCTGTGAAGCGTATGTCCACATTTGGTGGATGGAAGGCTACAAAAACGGTGAAAAACGATATCGGATGAAGCTTCAATAA
- a CDS encoding DNA-directed RNA polymerase subunit alpha has product MIEIEKPRIETVEISDDATYGKFVVEPLERGYGTTLGNSLRRILLSSLPGAAVTSIQINGVLHEFSTVEGVVEDVTTIILNLKKLAMKIYSDEEKTLEIDVQGDGVVTAGDITHDSDVEVLNPDLHIATLAKGAHFQMKLHARRGRGYVQAEGNKREDLPIGVIPVDSIYTPVSRVNYQVENTRVGQVTNYDKLTLDVWTDGSIRPEEAVSLGAKIISEHLNIFVGLTDQAQNAEIMVEKEEDQKEKVLEMTIEELDLSVRSYNCLKRAGINTVQELANKSEEDMMKVRNLGKKSLEEVQEKLEELGLSLRADD; this is encoded by the coding sequence ATGATCGAAATCGAAAAGCCAAGAATTGAGACGGTTGAAATCAGCGACGATGCCACATACGGAAAGTTTGTTGTTGAACCACTTGAACGTGGATACGGGACTACACTAGGCAACTCCTTGCGTCGTATCTTGTTGTCCTCACTACCTGGTGCAGCAGTTACATCTATTCAGATTAATGGCGTATTGCATGAGTTCTCTACAGTTGAAGGTGTAGTTGAAGATGTTACAACCATCATCTTAAACTTAAAGAAACTTGCAATGAAGATTTACTCTGATGAAGAGAAGACACTCGAAATCGATGTTCAAGGTGACGGTGTTGTAACAGCTGGCGACATCACTCATGACAGCGATGTTGAAGTCCTTAACCCGGATCTTCATATCGCAACACTAGCAAAAGGCGCTCATTTCCAAATGAAGCTTCATGCTAGACGTGGTCGTGGTTATGTACAGGCAGAAGGCAATAAACGCGAAGACCTGCCGATCGGAGTTATTCCTGTTGATTCTATTTACACACCAGTTTCTCGTGTAAACTATCAAGTGGAAAACACTCGTGTAGGACAAGTAACAAACTATGATAAGCTAACGCTTGATGTATGGACAGATGGGAGCATTCGTCCAGAGGAAGCAGTTTCTCTTGGTGCGAAGATCATTAGCGAACATTTAAACATTTTTGTTGGCTTAACAGATCAAGCTCAGAACGCTGAGATTATGGTAGAAAAAGAAGAAGACCAAAAAGAAAAAGTACTTGAGATGACGATCGAGGAACTTGATCTTTCTGTTCGTTCTTATAACTGCCTAAAGCGTGCTGGCATTAATACAGTTCAAGAACTTGCGAATAAGTCTGAAGAAGACATGATGAAAGTACGCAACCTTGGAAAGAAATCTCTTGAGGAAGTTCAAGAGAAACTTGAAGAGCTAGGTCTTTCATTACGCGCTGACGATTAA
- a CDS encoding Mrp/NBP35 family ATP-binding protein produces the protein MLTEEKVIELLGPIQDPYLHKSMVDSGSIRELKIKEGYVGLKIGLAHTSTPEQMQLQQQIVQVLKNAGVESVGLRFEKRDDVTAADPSTAQQAAPTTLLSENSKTEFIAIASGKGGVGKSTVSVNLAVALARLGKKVGLIDADIYGFSVPDMMGITERPKVKGDRIFPVERFDVKVISMAFFVEDNAPVIWRGPMLGKMLMNFFSEVEWGDLDYVLLDLPPGTGDVALDVHKMLPKCKEVIVTTPHATAAFVAARAGTMAIKTNHEVLGIVENMAYFQSESTGEKEYVFGKDGGKRLAEELNVPLLGQIPLGQPEIKEDDFAPSVYEQTHPIGEHYIQMAKTIIEKTKS, from the coding sequence GTGCTTACAGAAGAAAAAGTCATCGAGCTGTTAGGTCCTATTCAAGACCCTTATTTACATAAAAGTATGGTGGACTCCGGCAGTATCCGTGAGTTAAAGATAAAAGAAGGCTATGTCGGGCTTAAGATTGGACTTGCTCATACAAGTACACCTGAACAAATGCAGCTTCAGCAGCAGATCGTGCAAGTGCTGAAGAATGCAGGAGTAGAATCAGTCGGTCTTCGTTTCGAGAAAAGAGACGATGTTACAGCGGCAGATCCAAGTACAGCTCAGCAAGCTGCACCAACTACTCTTCTTTCCGAAAATAGCAAAACAGAATTTATTGCGATTGCAAGCGGGAAAGGCGGCGTAGGAAAGTCTACTGTCTCCGTTAACTTAGCAGTTGCGCTTGCAAGACTAGGGAAAAAAGTTGGATTGATTGATGCGGACATATACGGGTTCAGTGTGCCAGATATGATGGGGATCACAGAACGCCCGAAAGTAAAAGGGGACCGTATCTTTCCTGTTGAACGTTTTGACGTAAAAGTAATATCAATGGCTTTTTTCGTGGAAGATAATGCACCTGTTATCTGGCGCGGGCCGATGTTAGGAAAAATGCTGATGAACTTCTTTAGCGAAGTCGAATGGGGAGATCTCGATTACGTCCTTCTAGACTTGCCGCCTGGAACGGGTGACGTTGCACTCGATGTTCATAAAATGCTTCCTAAATGTAAAGAAGTGATTGTAACGACACCTCATGCAACAGCAGCTTTCGTTGCAGCGCGAGCGGGTACGATGGCGATTAAAACTAACCATGAAGTACTTGGAATCGTTGAAAACATGGCGTACTTCCAAAGTGAATCTACAGGTGAAAAAGAATATGTATTCGGTAAAGACGGTGGAAAGCGATTAGCTGAAGAGCTGAATGTTCCTTTGCTTGGGCAAATTCCGCTTGGCCAGCCTGAAATCAAAGAAGATGATTTTGCGCCGAGCGTGTATGAGCAAACACATCCGATCGGTGAACACTACATCCAAATGGCAAAAACCATTATTGAAAAAACAAAAAGCTGA
- the rplM gene encoding 50S ribosomal protein L13: protein MRTTFMAKASEVERKWFVIDAEGKTLGRLSSEVASILRGKHKPIYTPHVDTGDHVIIINAEKIELTGKKLTDKIYYRHTGHPGGLRTRTALEMRTTRPVQMLELAIKGMLPKNSLGRQMFKKLHVYAGAEHNNQAQKPENYELRG from the coding sequence ATGCGTACGACTTTCATGGCGAAAGCTTCTGAAGTAGAACGTAAATGGTTTGTGATCGACGCTGAAGGCAAGACTCTTGGACGTCTATCCAGTGAAGTTGCTTCTATCCTTCGCGGTAAGCATAAGCCTATTTATACACCACACGTTGACACTGGTGATCACGTGATCATCATCAACGCAGAAAAGATCGAATTAACAGGTAAAAAATTAACAGACAAAATTTATTACCGCCACACTGGTCACCCAGGTGGACTTCGTACGAGAACTGCATTAGAAATGCGTACAACTCGTCCGGTCCAAATGCTTGAATTAGCAATCAAAGGTATGCTTCCAAAGAACAGCCTTGGTCGCCAAATGTTCAAAAAGCTTCACGTATATGCTGGAGCTGAGCACAACAATCAAGCACAAAAACCTGAAAACTACGAGTTACGCGGATAA